The Streptomyces racemochromogenes DNA segment GCTGCCGTGGGCCACGGCGACGAGGGTGGGGTGCATGGGGGGACTCCGTGGTGCCGGGCGCGTGGCGGGCGCAGGCCGCTGAGCTGGGTGCCGAGCTGGTCGGTGATCCGCGTCAGCAGCTCGGCCGCGCTGCCGAAGGGGAAGGACTGGGTGGCGGGAGGGTGCACCGGCTCCGTCATGGACCGATCCTGCGGGGCCCGGGTTGCGTGGGCGTTGCGCGTGGGTGACGGGTGGTTTCCTGCTGCTCACTCGGTCATTCGTACGAGTGAAAGGGGGGTCGGGCGGAACTGGGGGGCGGGGGCGGTTCGTCAATCCGTGCGAAGGGCGTGCGGACGAGGGGGGCCGGTCATGGGACAGCAGGGGCAGGAGCAGGAGCAGGAGCAGGGACGGGGACGGGGACGGGCGGGGCGGCTCGGTGTCGGCCGCTGGAGGGTATGGCTGCGGACGGTGCGGGGGCGTCGGCGTGCCGTGCAGGCGGTGATGGTGCTGTGCGTGCTGGCCCTGCTGCCCTCGACGTGGACGCACGCCGCGGCCGCCGACCGGCTGCGGACCACCGCGGAGGCGCCCGACGCCGGGGTGGCGGTGGTCTTCGGGGCCGGCCTGTGGAAGGGCCGCCCGACCCCGTACCTCGCCTACCGGCTCGACGCGGCCGTGGAGCTCTACCGGGCGGGCAAGGTGAAGGTGGTCCTGGTGACCGGCGACAACAGCCGCACGGAGTACGACGAGCCGGGCGCGATGCGGACGTACCTCAGGGGGCACGGCATACCCGACGACCGGATCGTCAGCGACTACGCGGGATTCGACACCTGGGACTCCTGCGTGCGGGTCCGGGAGATATTCGGGGTGCGCCGGGCGGTGCTGATCAGCCAGCACTTCCACATCCACCGAGCGGTGGCCCTGTGCCAGGCGGCGGGAGTGGACTCCTACGGCGTCGGGGTGGACGACGAGCACGACGCCACCTGGTACTACGGCGGCGCCCGCGAGGTCCTCGCGGCCGGCAAGGCGGCCCTGGACGCGGCGTTCCAGCCGGAGCCGAGGTTCCTCGGCCCGAAGGAAGAAGGGGTGTCGCGGGTCCTGGCCGCTCTGACAGACTGACGCCTCGATCGGCGTATGCCGATTAGTCATATACCTATCTGTCTGCGTCAGGGGTGTGGATCGTGGCTGTGGTGGATCTCGGCGGCAAGGTGGTCGTCATCACCGGTGGGGCCCGGGGCCTGGGCGCGGCGGCCGCACGGGCGGTCGTCGACGGCGGCGGCAAGGTGCTGATCACCGACCTGCTGGAGGACGAGGGCGCCGAGACGGCCGCCAAGCTCGGCGACGCGGCCCGCTTCCTGCGGCACGACGTCACCAGCGAGGCCGACTGGACGGCGGCGCTGGAGTACGCGGTCGCCGAGTTCGGCCGGATCGACGGGCTCGTCAACAACGCCGGCATCCCGACCGGCGAGTTCCTGGAACACGAGAGCGTCGAGCACTTCCGCCAGGTCGT contains these protein-coding regions:
- a CDS encoding SanA/YdcF family protein, which codes for MGQQGQEQEQEQGRGRGRAGRLGVGRWRVWLRTVRGRRRAVQAVMVLCVLALLPSTWTHAAAADRLRTTAEAPDAGVAVVFGAGLWKGRPTPYLAYRLDAAVELYRAGKVKVVLVTGDNSRTEYDEPGAMRTYLRGHGIPDDRIVSDYAGFDTWDSCVRVREIFGVRRAVLISQHFHIHRAVALCQAAGVDSYGVGVDDEHDATWYYGGAREVLAAGKAALDAAFQPEPRFLGPKEEGVSRVLAALTD